One window of Brassica rapa cultivar Chiifu-401-42 unplaced genomic scaffold, CAAS_Brap_v3.01 Scaffold0562, whole genome shotgun sequence genomic DNA carries:
- the LOC117130571 gene encoding protein SHORT INTERNODES, translated as MAGFFSLGNGTGVDGGGSRQDATTTNTNNNSSPSGNESWLWCRNPNSNANAGCGDIAPSYKGTLELWQHSNNQQIIFQQQQQQRLNLYTSAAGLGVGPSNRSLIEASGGEASGLTMMRSGGGGGGPSCQDCGNQAKKDCAHMRCRTCCKSRGLECPTHVKSTWVPAAKRRERQQQLASSQHPQGENVPKRPREHFPVPAKSTSLVCTHNTLGLQVGNFPPEISSSATFQCVRVSSVDEGEDEYAYKTAVSIGGHVFKGILYDQGPAERSSSDGGSQPLNLITAGPSASSSSAKVSCNNGVVGSTSDHYIDPASLNYPTSNNSFITGTHFFSNPRS; from the exons ATGGCAGGCTTTTTCTCGCTAGGCAACGGCACAGGAGTAGATGGAGGAGGAAGCCGCCAAGACGCCACTACTActaatacaaataataattcTTCTCCATCCGGAAACGAATCTTGGCTCTGGTGCAGAAACCCTAACTCAAACGCAAACGCTGGGTGTGGTGATATCGCTCCTTCTTACAAAGGAACACTTGAGTTATGGCAACACTCAAACAATCAACAAATCATTttccagcagcagcagcaacaaagGCTGAATCTCTACACTTCCGCTGCTGGTTTAGGCGTTGGTCCAAGCAACCGGAGCTTAATTGAAGCTTCCGGCGGTGAAGCCTCCGGTTTAACGATGATGAGAAGTggtggcggcggcggcggaCCCAGCTGCCAGGACTGTGGGAACCAAGCTAAGAAAGATTGCGCTCACATGAGGTGCAGGACTTGCTGCAAGAGCCGAGGCCTTGAGTGTCCCACTCACGTGAAAAGCACGTGGGTTCCTGCCGCCAAACGCCGGGAACGCCAACAGCAGCTTGCCTCCTCTCAGCATCCGCAAGGTGAGAACGTTCCTAAACGGCCGAGAGAGCATTTCCCAGTCCCAGCAAAATCTACTTCCCTTGTGTGCACTCATAACACCTTAG GGCTACAGGTTGGAAATTTTCCACCGGAAATTAGCTCATCTGCAACTTTCCAGTGTGTGCGTGTGAGTTCGGTTGATGAGGGAGAAGATGAATATGCATACAAAACAGCTGTGAGTATAGGCGGTCACGTATTCAAAGGTATTCTCTACGACCAAGGTCCGGCCGAGAGAAGCTCCTCGGACGGTGGATCTCAGCCGTTGAATCTCATAACCGCAGGGCCATCGGCCTCCTCGTCAAGCGCAAAGGTGAGCTGCAACAATGGAGTCGTTGGCTCCACTTCAGATCATTACATTGATCCTGCCTCACTTAATTATCCTACCTCCAACAACAGTTTCATCACTGGTACACACTTCTTCTCCAACCCTAGATCTTGA